The following are encoded together in the Chloroflexota bacterium genome:
- a CDS encoding F420-dependent glucose-6-phosphate dehydrogenase, translating to MPKLTLGYKASAEQFAPRDLLNFGVAAEQNGFDSVVVSDHYQPWNHTDGHAPHS from the coding sequence ATGCCAAAACTGACCCTTGGCTACAAGGCGTCGGCGGAGCAGTTTGCGCCGCGCGATCTCCTGAACTTCGGCGTGGCCGCCGAGCAGAACGGCTTCGACAGCGTGGTGGTCTCGGACCACTACCAGCCCTGGAACCACACCGACGGCCACGCGCCGCACTCGT
- a CDS encoding cupin domain-containing protein has protein sequence MGTFYDDWLDDSERMENFVEEAPRVSKGKELDWVSTRQDARAALMISPETGFPTGGSLMMKAEIPVGWHTGKHVHGEEAIYVESGTGFIVIGEERFNFAPGTAIHVPFRAEHQFFNTGDVPVVYISGMAWPLEKATHMGRMIQIEDAGPNDAAAVAAAPAEESQYWKKDGRRITMHVDQYEVSSENKHGATYFLMGRNGNKNGFRATATAVSSMFVELPRSKSHSHAHPEAYLYALKGNGYSEIGGRNFVWEQGDAVHVPPGMMHHQHFNPTDEETRELRFEFGVRYWFTDQWDGFQTIDRHLRPTPLDE, from the coding sequence ATGGGTACCTTCTACGACGACTGGCTTGACGACTCCGAGCGCATGGAGAACTTTGTCGAGGAGGCCCCGCGCGTCTCCAAGGGCAAGGAGCTCGACTGGGTCTCCACCCGCCAGGACGCCAGGGCCGCCCTGATGATCTCGCCGGAGACCGGCTTTCCGACTGGCGGCAGCCTCATGATGAAGGCGGAGATCCCCGTCGGCTGGCACACCGGCAAGCATGTCCACGGCGAAGAGGCCATCTACGTCGAGAGCGGAACCGGGTTCATCGTGATCGGCGAGGAGCGCTTCAACTTCGCGCCCGGCACCGCCATCCACGTCCCGTTCCGCGCCGAGCACCAGTTCTTCAACACCGGCGACGTGCCGGTTGTCTACATCAGTGGTATGGCCTGGCCGCTGGAGAAGGCGACCCACATGGGCCGCATGATCCAGATCGAGGACGCCGGCCCGAACGATGCCGCCGCCGTCGCCGCTGCCCCCGCCGAGGAGTCGCAGTACTGGAAGAAGGACGGCCGCCGCATCACCATGCACGTCGACCAGTACGAGGTCTCCAGCGAGAACAAGCACGGCGCCACCTACTTCCTGATGGGGCGGAACGGCAACAAGAACGGGTTCCGGGCCACCGCCACCGCCGTCAGCTCGATGTTCGTGGAGCTGCCCCGCTCCAAGAGCCACAGCCACGCCCATCCCGAGGCGTACCTCTACGCGCTCAAGGGCAACGGCTACTCGGAGATCGGCGGGCGCAACTTCGTCTGGGAGCAGGGCGACGCCGTCCACGTGCCGCCCGGCATGATGCACCACCAGCACTTCAACCCGACCGATGAGGAGACCCGTGAGCTCCGCTTCGAGTTCGGGGTGCGCTACTGGTTCACCGATCAGTGGGATGGCTTCCAGACCATCGACCGGCACCTCCGCCCCACGCCGCTCGACGAGTAG